ACAGTTTACCAGGGGAGAAAACAGTGTGCACCTTTCAGATCTGAACCTGGAAAGTGGTGTATATTTCTACAGTCTTAGGGCGGGAAATTACGCGGATACCCGGAGCATGGTTATTTTGAAATAATTAAGGCTAATAACCGAGGTCGGAATTTTTCCGGCTTCGGTTATTATTAGTCTTTTCTAAATCCAAACAGCCACAATACAATAAAATAGAATAGTGTGTTCATGAGAAGAACAAGGAATGGTCCTCCAGGGAAAATTACTTTTAAATGGTAATTTACCGGGTATCATTTAATTTTTGCGAAGACACCCAAGCCCTTCGATTTCCCAAAACCGTCATTATTCCTATGAGAAAAAAAACATTAATTCTATCGCTATTGGCGATTTTGTTTCCACTTTTTACTTCGGGTCAAACCATCCATTTTCAGCTTCCCGATCTCGAGGCGCAAAACGGGGATGCCCTCCAAATCCAAATTACGACTACGGGGTTTGACGAAATGGTGAGCATGCAGTTCTCCATCAACTGGGACCCTACTGTGATCACTTATGTTTCCCACCAACCGGCTGATCTCCAAAACGTAGCGATAGGCAACCCTGAAGCCGAGTTGGGAAAACTAAGGCTTTCCTGGTTTGATGTGGAAGGAAATGGGTTTTCCTTACCGGACAATGCTTCCATTATTGCTTTGAACTTTTTGGTTATCGGAACTGCAGGAGACTATACCGACCTCAATATAACGGATGATCCTCTCGCCATTCAAATTTTCCAGACTACGGATACCCCCGGAATTTTCACCCCCGTGAGCGTGGATCAAACTGCCGGATCGGTAACCGTAATTGCCCCCGGAACCATTTCTACCAATAGCCAGGCAGTAAGTTGCTTTGGTAATAATGACGGAAGCATCAACCTTTCTGTACCCGCTGGAGAGAATTATTCTTTTAACTGGACCGGACCGGACAATTTTTTTGCAGATACTGAAGACCTTCAAAACCTTTCTGCCGGCGATTATCAGGTTACGGTGACCAACGATTCAGGGGCCATAATTTATGAAAATACCGTTACTGTTATCCAGCCCTCACCCATGCTGCTTCAAAATATTGAATTAACTCCTGCCACCTGCAATCAGCAGGTTGGCACGGCCGATATTTTGATCACCGGTGGTGTTCCCCCGTTTTCATTTGACATTGGGAGTCAGAATAACAATACAGGTATTTTTACCAACCTTTCCGCCGGCAATTATGCCCTCACTGCCACGGACAATAACCAATGCACCCTGGTCGATACTTTCTTTATTCAGGCAGCGGATGCCCCCCAGGTTGACCTGGGGGAAGACGTGGCAATTTGTGAAGGAGAATCTGTGGTACTGGATGCCGGCCAATATCTTAATTATCAATGGTCAGACGGAACGGCTCTAAATACTTTGACCGTCAACCAATCGGGGACCTACAGCGTGACGGTCAGTAATGACCCTTCCTGCCCGGGGACAGCCGAGATTGAAATCACCGTGATGAACATCCCGAACCTGTCCATTGAAAACGACAACCTGAATATTTGTCCGGGCGATTCCCTGCAGCTTGAAATATCGGGAGGAACCACCTACTATTGGAGTGGACCGGTAAATTACCTCAGCGCGGTAAATGTTGCTGACCCGATTGCCTATCCTGACAGCACAGTGTCTTTCCAGGTGATGAGCGAAAACGAATGTGGTTCGGATGAAATGGAAGTTGAAGTAGTGGTCGTAGCGGTCACGGCAGCAGCGGGCCCGGACACCTGCATCATCCTGGACACAGAAGCAAGGCTCATGGCTTTCGGTGGGGTTAGTTACTTCTGGCATCCCAATGAATATCCGGTGAGCGATGACGAAATTTACGATCCTGTGGCCCACCCACTAGACAGCACCACCTATTTTGTCACCATCATCGATGCCAATCACTGTGAAGTAACCGACTCGATGATCGTTTTGGTCGCCACTGACCCACTTTCAACTATAAAGGCCGTCAATATGATCACCCCGAACGGGGATGGAAAAAATGATTTTTTGATGTTTAAAGGCCTGCAAAAATTCGGTCCCAATTCACTCAAAATTTACAACCGGTGGGGGGCACTGATCTACCAGAAAGTAAACTACCACCACGATAATGAAGTATTCGACGGCACCTATAAAAACAAACCTCTTCCCTCTGGTAATTATTATTACATTTTATCCTTCCAGTCGGGAGAGATCAAGCAAAAACTTACCATCGTCCGGGACTAATAAACATCCCTGACAGCCTGTATGAACTCCTTTGTTTTAAAAATCAATAAGATCGTCATGTCAAAAAAAATACTTACCATTCTCATAGTTCTCCTTCCATTACTTAGTTTTAGCCAACAACTACCGGAACGTAGCGTATTTGACGAGACCAACTTCCTGTGGAACCCGGCTATGACTGCCCCCTGGGAGTATTGGGAGATGGGAGCCACCTACCGGCAGTCGTGGGTAGGATTTGAAGATGCTCCCCGAACAGCAACGCTCAATATGCAATATCCGATGATCAAGGAAAATATGGCTATGGGTGGTTTTTTCCTACATGACGATATCAGTCCATTAAAGATCAACACCTTTGCCATGACTTATGCCTACAAACTCCGGCTTGGCGGCAAGCAGCAGTTGTCATTGGGGGTCATGGGAATAATGAATCACTTCCTGGTCAACGGGCTCGAAGTGGTCGTTAATGACGATGATGATGAATTACTGCCGGGTCCGGAAGGTAACTTACTATCGCCCAATGTCGGTTTTGGAATATTTTATATCAACAATACCGGCGGTAATTTTGAGGGCAACTCATTTTACGCAGGACTGGCCGCCAACCAGCTCCTTTCCACCGATATAGTATTTAAAGAGTTCGGCAGTCCTGGAAATTTCAAGAGGGCATTCCATGGCAACGCAGTACTTGGCTACCGCTCCATTTCCGGGGACATCCTCATAGAACCGGCATTGTGGATCAATTTCAGCACCCCGGGCATAACAGATGCCAATTTTTGTCTAAAATTTGAAAAAAGGGAATCTTTTTGGGCAGGACTGAACCTGTCGTTCAACCAAACCCTGTCGTTTCAAGTGGGATATATTCTCACCAAAGGCATTGTAAAGGATGGCTCGCTTAGGGTGGGCCTCGCCGGTTCATACAACCTCGGTCCCTTTGCAAAAGCCCGGGGTATTGGATATGAATTTTACGTGGCGTACAGATTTGAATTGTAAATAAAAGGGGAAGGAGATTATTTTGTATCTTGCTTCACAGATTTAACCCTAAAACAAACACCTATCCATATGTCAGCACTATGGACGCCTGATTTTTTAGACAATAAACGCCAATTGGCAGACCCCCTCGCAGATGGTGTGCTCGATACGCTGGTCGAAAAAACCGGTAAAGAAGCCGCCATGGCCCTTTTTGAGGA
This sequence is a window from Lewinellaceae bacterium. Protein-coding genes within it:
- a CDS encoding gliding motility-associated C-terminal domain-containing protein produces the protein MRKKTLILSLLAILFPLFTSGQTIHFQLPDLEAQNGDALQIQITTTGFDEMVSMQFSINWDPTVITYVSHQPADLQNVAIGNPEAELGKLRLSWFDVEGNGFSLPDNASIIALNFLVIGTAGDYTDLNITDDPLAIQIFQTTDTPGIFTPVSVDQTAGSVTVIAPGTISTNSQAVSCFGNNDGSINLSVPAGENYSFNWTGPDNFFADTEDLQNLSAGDYQVTVTNDSGAIIYENTVTVIQPSPMLLQNIELTPATCNQQVGTADILITGGVPPFSFDIGSQNNNTGIFTNLSAGNYALTATDNNQCTLVDTFFIQAADAPQVDLGEDVAICEGESVVLDAGQYLNYQWSDGTALNTLTVNQSGTYSVTVSNDPSCPGTAEIEITVMNIPNLSIENDNLNICPGDSLQLEISGGTTYYWSGPVNYLSAVNVADPIAYPDSTVSFQVMSENECGSDEMEVEVVVVAVTAAAGPDTCIILDTEARLMAFGGVSYFWHPNEYPVSDDEIYDPVAHPLDSTTYFVTIIDANHCEVTDSMIVLVATDPLSTIKAVNMITPNGDGKNDFLMFKGLQKFGPNSLKIYNRWGALIYQKVNYHHDNEVFDGTYKNKPLPSGNYYYILSFQSGEIKQKLTIVRD
- a CDS encoding PorP/SprF family type IX secretion system membrane protein; the protein is MSKKILTILIVLLPLLSFSQQLPERSVFDETNFLWNPAMTAPWEYWEMGATYRQSWVGFEDAPRTATLNMQYPMIKENMAMGGFFLHDDISPLKINTFAMTYAYKLRLGGKQQLSLGVMGIMNHFLVNGLEVVVNDDDDELLPGPEGNLLSPNVGFGIFYINNTGGNFEGNSFYAGLAANQLLSTDIVFKEFGSPGNFKRAFHGNAVLGYRSISGDILIEPALWINFSTPGITDANFCLKFEKRESFWAGLNLSFNQTLSFQVGYILTKGIVKDGSLRVGLAGSYNLGPFAKARGIGYEFYVAYRFEL